A part of Oncorhynchus clarkii lewisi isolate Uvic-CL-2024 chromosome 17, UVic_Ocla_1.0, whole genome shotgun sequence genomic DNA contains:
- the LOC139369976 gene encoding uncharacterized protein, translating into MSSLKYSSPAIEEEVCCLQKEALAMNIEEEEDVTVKEEKEPFRMKKEEDETVIVKEEDAVIVKEHFRMKKEEEETVIVKEEDAVIVEEHFRMKKEEEEAVIVIEEEEDVTVKEEKEPFRMKKEEDETVIVKEEDAVIVKEHFRMKKEEEETVIVKEEDEAVIVIEENEPFREEEDAVSIKVKEEDVLGVKEEETEYPIIIRQC; encoded by the exons atgagTTCATTAAAGTACTCATCCCCTGCtatagaagaggaggtctgctgttTGCAGAAAGAAGCTCTGGCAATGAAcattgaagaagaggaggatgttacagtgaaagaagagaaagaaccttttagaatgaaaaaggaggaagatgagactgttatagtgaaggaagaagatgctgttatagtgaaagaacatttcagaatgaaaaaggaggaagaggagactgttatagtgaaggaagaagatgctgttatagtggaagaacatttcagaatgaaaaaggaggaagaggaggctgttatagtg attgaagaagaggaggatgttacagtgaaagaagagaaagaaccttttagaatgaaaaaggaggaagatgagactgttatagtgaaggaagaagatgctgttatagtgaaagaacatttcagaatgaaaaaggaggaagaggagactgttatagtgaaggaagaagat gaggctgttatagtgataGAAGAGAATGAAccttttagagaggaagaggatgctgtctcaataaaggtgaaggaggaagacgttttgggagtgaaagaggaggagacagaatatcCGATTATcatca GACAAtgctag